Proteins encoded by one window of Rutidosis leptorrhynchoides isolate AG116_Rl617_1_P2 chromosome 7, CSIRO_AGI_Rlap_v1, whole genome shotgun sequence:
- the LOC139859182 gene encoding receptor-like protein EIX2 encodes MDDYALLKSWRDTNASPDCCQWRGVSCSYHTGEVIKLDLPAIMSEELEQPLGLRGEIDSSLLSLISLRYLDLSGNSFTRISEFIGSFKNMKYLNLVQIEFDSPKVPSQLGNLSNLQTLDLSYSSVSIRNAEWLSRLSSLKYLNLSSIDLSESFNVLNNAIRLPSLVELHLVNCYLPNNSARSFVSTMTNLSNSFAVLDLDSNSLPSSTIYPWLFNFSGSLTDINLSDNELLVTIPEAFGTIQNLQTLDLNNNGLEGGIQSSFGNLIVAYSGFVREPTTWFFTRFYQIYSFEGIIPWRKSVEWTIPGKVRAKIKSFLDLADNFINGFLPDLSPFASLRELYFERNLLNGTLAEKLGPLSKLQFLGASSNFFHGTITQSHVTNLSHLIYLDLAYNSLALAIDPEWSPTFLLDIISLSLCKLRGSFPGWLKNQKNFSVLDISEAGINDSIPTWFWESLNPGIRYLNLSSNQICGTVPNLISGNSPIIDMSSYKFTGKSPIFDMSSNKFTGNIPLFPFDTVSLSLNNNKFTGPVSSLCNLTMLKLLNLSNNKLSGKLPNCWKDFDRMSILNLEFNQFTGSIPDSMGALFYINMMSWLGNSLTGELPLSLQNCTELKLLDLGENQLSGTIPEWVGESLSMLVVLSLPSNRFNGTVPTSLCKLENIQILDLSVNNLSGTIPKCLNNFSAMTLKEENSPDASIEFNAVGLSRTRLRSRALYVFKALLQWKGKKTTYQKMLGLVVSLDLSSNRLTGEIPGEITSLVSLIALNLSRNGLTGPIPKDIGQLSRLDFLDLSRNNLIGVIPTSLSQLSDLGVLDLSFNSLSGRIPRSIQLQSFDVTSYIGNPALCGLPLPNECPGDETSSSNPRDENIVEQEHDDKFISKGFFVSIATGFAFGVFGFYGSLALIDSWRYAFFGFFTQVGIRVLVTIKINFNKIKR; translated from the exons ATGGACGATTACGCCCTCCTTAAGTCATGGAGGGATACTAATGCTTCCCCAGATTGCTGTCAATGGCGAGGTGTAAGTTGCAGTTATCACACAGGTGAAGTCATTAAACTTGATCTTCCTGCAATTATGTCTGAAGAACTTGAACAACCACTTGGTCTCAGAGGTGAAATCGACTCTTCGTTGCTTTCATTAATCTCGTTAAGATATTTAGACCTGAGTggaaatagcttcactcgtatctcCGAGTTCATTGGTTCATTCAAAAATATGAAGTACCTCAACCTTGTTCAGATCGAGTTTGATTCACCCAAAGTTCCATCTCAATTAGGTAATCTTTCAAACTTACAAACTCTTGATCTTTCATATTCATCAGTTTCAATCAGAAACGCAGAGTGGCTTTCTCGTCTTTCCTCActcaagtacctaaatcttagtagtATCGACCTCAGTGAGTCATTCAACGTACTAAATAATGCCATCAGATTACCTTCCTTGGTAGAGTTGCACCTCGTAAACTGTTATCTTCCGAATAATAGTGCTAGGTCATTTGTTAGTACAATGACCAATTTATCTAATTCGTTCGCTGTTCTTGATTTAGATTCTAACTCTCTTCCATCATCTACAATATATCCTTGGTTATTTAACTTCAGCGGGAGTCTTACGGATATCAACCTATCTGACAATGAGTTACTTGTTACAATACCTGAAGCTTTTGGTACAATTCAAAACCTCCAAACCTTAGACTTGAACAACAATGGACTCGAAGGTGGTATCCAGAGTTCATTTGGGAACTTG ATCGTTGCATATTCTGGATTTGTCAGGGAACCAACTACGTGGTTCTTTACCCGATTTTACCAAATTTACAGCTTTGAAGGAATTATACCTTGGAGAAAATCAGTTGAGTGGACCATTCCCGGAAAAGTTCGAGCAAAAATCAAATCTTTTCTTGATTTGGCTGATAATTTTATTAACGGATTTCTCCCTGATCTTTCTCCTTTTGCTTCCTTACGGGAGTTATATTTTGAAAGAAACCTCTTAAACGGAACTTTAGCTGAAAAGTTGGGTCCTCTTTCCAAGCTTCAGTTCTTGGGTGCATCTTCAAACTTCTTTCATGGTACAATCACTCAATCGCATGTTACCAATCTTTCTCATTTAATTTACCTTGATCTTGCATATAACTCGTTAGCTTTAGCTATTGATCCTGAATGGTCTCCGACTTTTCTACTCGACATCATCTCGTTATCTTTGTGCAAACTCAGGGGATCTTTCCCGGGATGGCTGAAAAATCAAAAAAACTTTTCTGTGCTTGATATATCTGAGGCTGGAATCAATGACTCTATCCCCACTTGGTTCTGGGAATCTTTAAATCCAGGTATCCGTTACTTAAATCTTTCTTCAAACCAAATCTGTGGGACGGTACCAAATTTGATTTCCGGTAATTCACCAATAATTGATATGAGCTCGTATAAGTTCACGGGTAAATCACCAATATTTGATATGAGCTCGAATAAGTTTACGGGTAACATACCGTTGTTTCCTTTTGACACCGTTTCACTATCACTCAATAATAACAAGTTCACCGGGCCAGTTTCTTCCTTGTGTAACCTGACTATGTTAAAGCTTCTCAATCTTTCTAATAACAAACTTTCCGGAAAGCTTCCGAATTGCTGGAAGGACTTTGATAGGATGTCTATTCTGAACCTCGAATTTAATCAATTCACTGGGTCAATTCCTGACTCAATGGGAGCTCTATTTTATATTAATATGATGAGTTGGCTAGGCAATAGCTTGACAGGAGAGCTGCCATTGTCATTACAAAACTGCACAGAGTTGAAGCTTCTTGATCTTGGAGAAAATCAACTGTCAGGAACGATACCAGAATGGGTTGGTGAAAGCTTGTCGATGTTGGTTGTTCTTAGCCTACCATCAAATCGGTTCAATGGAACCGTTCCTACAAGCTTATGTAAGCTCGAGAATATTCAGATTTTGGACCTCTCGGTTAACAATTTATCCGGGACCATCCCGAAGTGTCTCAATAACTTTTCGGCGATGACCTTAAAAGAAGAAAATAGCCCAGATGCAAGTATCGAGTTCAATGCAGTCGGTTTATCCCGAACCCGGCTAAGGTCCAGAGCCCTATATGTGTTCAAAGCATTACTCCAATGGAAAGGAAAGAAAACCACGTACCAAAAGATGTTGGGTCTAGTCGTTAGCCTTGATCTTTCTAGCAATAGATTAACCGGTGAGATACCGGGTGAGATCACGAGTCTTGTCTCTCTAATTGCCTTGAACCTTTCAAGAAACGGGCTAACAGGACCAATACCTAAAGACATTGGTCAGCTGAGTCGGTTGGATTTTCTTGATTTATCAAGAAACAATCTGATTGGTGTAATCCCTACCAGCCTTTCACAGTTGAGTGATCTTGGCGTCCTGGATTTGTCATTTAACAGCTTGTCAGGAAGAATACCGAGAAGCATACAGTTACAGAGCTTTGATGTGACGTCATATATTGGAAATCCCGCTCTTTGTGGGCTTCCGTTGCCCAATGAATGCCCAGGGGATGAGACAAGTAGTAGTAATCCCAGGGATGAAAATATTGTAGAACAAGAACACGATGACAAGTTTATAAGTAAAGGTTTTTTTGTTAGCATTGCGACTGGTTTTGCTTTTGGGGTGTTTGGTTTTTATGGCTCGTTGGCTCTCATCGATTCTTGGAGATATGCGTTTTTTGGGTTTTTTACTCAAGTTGGAATTCGGGTTCTTGTAACGATCAAGATTAACTTCAACAAGATCAAGAGGTGA
- the LOC139859181 gene encoding protein ALP1-like, whose protein sequence is MDKTFKMLEFIIDDDSDDEKIYNFISSLADEDVEAEASSSRVPRPRTYIPRDREDAAVRLYNDYFSETPNYTEKNFRRRYRMSRELFLRIIEGISNFNSSDIPDYFMFFRERPDATGRQSLTILQKCTAAIRQMAYGTTPDLHDEYIKIGEKTAALCLDNFCKCVFHLFARQYLRKPTAEDIARLYNFHAQKHGLPGMLGSIDCMHWEWKNCPIAWQGQYTRGDKKGPSIMLEAVASQDLWIWHAFFGMAGANNDINVLNYSPLFNTIKNGTAPPSPFDVNGHHYERAYYLGDGIYPDWAMLVKAPHSPTDEPRKKFKRFQESARKDIERAFGVLQGRFQMLKTPARSLDFNKIRRHMYACIVLHNMIQENNGFVIGKKEERMIQRNPPRRLLRDLRDRDAMVKEIRDRQVHKQLEADLTEHVWNLSPYFRTANIIE, encoded by the coding sequence ATGGATAAAACATTCAAAATGCTCGAATTTATTATTGATGACGATTCGGATGatgaaaaaatatataattttattagtagTTTGGCGGACGAAGATGTCGAGGCAGAAGCTTCAAGTTCACGAGTCCCTCGCCCCCGTACCTATATTCCAAGGGATCGTGAAGATGCGGCAGTGAGGTTATACAACGATTATTTTTCTGAAACTCCAAACTATACGGAAAAGAACTTTAGGCGACGTTATCGAATGAGTCGTGAATTATTTCTCCGTATCATCGAAGGTATATCTAACTTTAATAGTAGCGATATTCCCGATTATTTTATGTTTTTTAGGGAACGTCCCGATGCTACTGGTCGTCAAAGTTTGACGATACTACAAAAATGCACGGCGGCCATACGTCAAATGGCGTATGGAACTACACCTGATTTACATGACGAATACATAAAAATTGGTGAGAAAACAGCTGCTTTATGTTTAGATAATTTTTGTAAATGCGTGTTTCATTTGTTTGCTAGACAGTACTTGAGAAAACCAACAGCCGAAGATATTGCTCGGCTGTATAATTTTCATGCCCAAAAACATGGTTTACCGGGTATGCTTGgtagtattgattgtatgcattgggagtgGAAGAATTGTCCAATTGCGTGGCAAGGTCAATATACTAGAGGAGATAAAAAAGGCCCGTCCATTATGCTTGAAGCAGTCGCCTCGCAAGATTTGTGGATATGGCATGCATTCTTTGGTATGGCGGGTGCGAACAACGACATTAACGTTTTAAATTATTCACCATTGTTCAACACCATTAAAAATGGAACTGCTCCACCTTCACCATTCGATGTTAACGGCCATCACTACGAAAGAGCTTATTACCTAGGTGATGGTATATACCCCGATTGGGCAATGTTGGTCAAAGCTCCCCATTCTCCAACTGACGAACCGCGAAAAAAATTTAAAAGGTTTCAAGAAAGTGCGAGAAAAGATATTGAGCGTGCATTTGGAGTATTACAGGGTAGATTTCAAATGTTAAAAACTCCGGCGAGATCTTTGGACTTCAACAAAATAAGAAGACATATGTATGCGTGTATCGTATTACATAACATGATTCAAGAAAATAACGGGTTTGTTATTGGGAAGAAAGAAGAAAGAATGATACAACGGAACCCACCACGTCGGTTACTCAGGGATTTGAGGGATCGAGATGCAATGGTTAAGGAAATAAGAGATAGGCAAGTTCACAAACAGTTAGAGGCAGATTTAACCGAGCACGTTTGGAACTTATCACCTTACTTTCGTACCGCTAATATTATTGAGTAA